A section of the Sedimentisphaera cyanobacteriorum genome encodes:
- the gltA gene encoding NADPH-dependent glutamate synthase: MKSNMELLKELMEKEAAGELTNKERMKIPQQPMPEQDPDERRSNINEVAQGYTEQQARIEAMRCLDCKNAPCIDGCPVRIDIRSFVKQIANGKFTEALDTIKQTSLLPAVCGRVCPQETQCQETCTLGKVMKDPMKSVSIGRLERYVADRCASDSESPKVAPDTGKKVAIVGSGPGGLVAAADCRRAGHKVAVFEAFHKPGGVLMYGIPEFRLPKELVAKEIETLQQMDVEIICNFIIGKTRSISQLMNEDGYDAMFLAVGAGLPRFMNIPGENLIGVYSANEYLTRANLMNAYKFGSESDTPIIRGGKVAVIGGGNVAMDAARTALRLGAESVKLVYRRTEQEMPARIEEIHHAKEEGVEVNILKSPIEYKGDDEGWVKSMVCQSFELGEPDDSGRRRPVPIEGSEEEFEIDTVIVAIGNKANPLLRRATPELEYNKWGNINIGDNCETNLPGVYAGGDAALGAATVILAMGHGRTAAKEINDYLSNEKI; this comes from the coding sequence ATGAAAAGCAATATGGAACTTCTCAAAGAGCTGATGGAGAAAGAGGCTGCCGGCGAGCTTACAAATAAAGAACGTATGAAGATTCCCCAGCAGCCGATGCCCGAACAGGATCCCGATGAAAGGCGAAGCAACATAAACGAAGTTGCCCAAGGATACACCGAGCAGCAGGCGAGAATTGAAGCGATGCGATGCCTAGACTGCAAAAACGCCCCCTGCATTGACGGCTGCCCTGTGCGGATTGATATACGAAGCTTCGTAAAGCAGATAGCAAACGGGAAATTCACCGAGGCCCTTGACACAATAAAGCAAACTTCGCTTCTGCCTGCGGTTTGCGGAAGGGTATGCCCGCAGGAAACGCAGTGTCAGGAAACCTGCACTCTGGGCAAGGTGATGAAAGATCCGATGAAGTCTGTCTCTATCGGCAGACTGGAAAGATACGTGGCAGACCGCTGCGCAAGTGATTCCGAATCACCCAAGGTTGCTCCGGATACCGGAAAAAAGGTAGCTATTGTAGGCTCTGGGCCGGGCGGGCTCGTTGCCGCTGCGGACTGCAGAAGAGCTGGCCATAAGGTTGCTGTATTCGAGGCATTCCACAAGCCCGGAGGCGTACTTATGTACGGTATTCCGGAATTCAGGCTGCCCAAGGAGCTTGTAGCAAAAGAGATCGAAACGCTCCAGCAGATGGATGTTGAGATAATCTGCAATTTCATTATCGGCAAAACTCGCTCAATCAGCCAGCTTATGAATGAAGACGGCTACGATGCAATGTTTCTCGCTGTGGGGGCGGGTCTGCCCAGATTTATGAATATACCGGGCGAGAATCTCATAGGCGTTTACAGCGCTAATGAATACCTCACACGAGCCAACCTTATGAACGCCTACAAATTCGGCAGTGAATCTGATACGCCGATAATCAGGGGCGGAAAGGTTGCCGTTATTGGCGGGGGCAATGTAGCGATGGATGCTGCAAGAACCGCCCTTAGGCTCGGCGCTGAAAGCGTGAAGCTTGTTTACAGACGTACAGAGCAGGAAATGCCGGCAAGGATTGAAGAAATTCACCACGCAAAAGAAGAAGGCGTTGAAGTGAATATCCTCAAGAGCCCGATTGAATACAAAGGCGATGATGAAGGCTGGGTGAAGTCTATGGTGTGTCAGAGCTTTGAGCTCGGCGAACCGGACGATTCCGGCAGAAGAAGACCTGTTCCGATAGAAGGCTCGGAAGAGGAATTCGAGATTGACACTGTAATCGTGGCTATTGGAAACAAGGCCAACCCCCTGCTCAGAAGAGCCACCCCTGAGCTTGAATACAACAAATGGGGAAATATAAACATTGGCGATAATTGCGAAACGAACCTCCCGGGAGTTTATGCGGGAGGAGACGCCGCACTCGGCGCGGCTACTGTAATACTTGCAATGGGGCACGGAAGAACGGCAGCAAAAGAAATTAACGATTACCTCTCAAACGAAAAAATCTGA